Proteins co-encoded in one Pseudochaenichthys georgianus chromosome 22, fPseGeo1.2, whole genome shotgun sequence genomic window:
- the trmt5 gene encoding tRNA (guanine(37)-N(1))-methyltransferase, with the protein MLRSLSRVFSYVQAERNLKSVVLRSLWSAASVCSDFYLKPTMETKLYKPPQEVRGMTSLNKEAFTQTITVPALRVPNGVLNKVVKSLKKATIQRPGVPRVVQDEEGSSDFRLVLLDPHRISSLSSFSEGEAEALRSFSVVQELRHYELQLTYHNLKSDEVLEAVLPPGQDVPSGFSRVGHIAHFNLRDHQLPYKNLIGQVIIDKNPGVTCVVNKTNMIDTTYRYFKMEVMAGEENMVAKIKENGVTYEFDFSSVYWNSRLSTEHQRVVQLVKRGDTVFDVFAGVGPFAVPAARSGANVLANDLNPESHKWLQHNCKLNKVEKKVRTFNLDGRAFIQGPVKQELPVLLKGKAKVHIVMNLPALALDFLDAFRGLLPQELSCDENLPTVHCYGFSKEDNPDTDVVKRASCSLGFPLKDKCSVHFVRNVAPNKDMLCVSFTIPKEVLFSGDQEKTDPSEEPAPKRQKCEEATDST; encoded by the exons ATGTTGAG GTCTCTCTCCAGAGTCTTTTCCTATGTTCAAGCTGAAAGAAACCTCAAATCTGTTGTGCTTCGTAGCCTCTGGTCTGCAGCCTCCGTTTGTTCTGATTTTTATTTGAAACCCACCATGGAGACTAAGCTTTACAAGCCCCCTCAAGAGGTCCGGGGTATGACCTCTCTCAACAAAGAGGCCTTTACACAGACCATCACTGTCCCGGCTCTACGGGTGCCCAATGGGGTCTTAAACAAAGTAGTTAAGAGCCTGAAAAAGGCAACCATCCAGCGCCCAGGGGTGCCCAGAGTAGTGCAAGATGAAGAAGGGAGTAGTGACTTTCGTTTAGTCCTGTTGGACCCCCACAGAATCTCCTCGTTAAGCTCCTTCAGTGAAGGTGAAGCCGAGGCTCTGAGGTCTTTCAGTGTGGTTCAGGAGCTCCGGCACTATGAGCTGCAGCTCACCTACCACAACCTGAAGAGTGATGAGGTGCTGGAGGCAGTGCTCCCCCCGGGTCAGGACGTCCCCTCTGGGTTCAGCCGGGTGGGACACATCGCACACTTTAACCTGCGGGACCACCAGCTCCCATACAAGAACCTTATAG GTCAAGTCATCATCGACAAAAACCCTGGTGTTACTTGTGTGgtcaataaaacaaacatgatCGATACCACTTACCGCTACTTCAAGATGGAGGTGATGGCTGGGGAGGAGAACATGGTTGCCAAA ATAAAAGAAAACGGGGTGACATACGAGTTTGATTTTTCAAGTGTCTACTGGAATTCCCGGCTGAGCACAGAGCACCAGCGCGTGGTGCAGCTCGTGAAACGCGGGGACACTGTGTTCGATGTGTTCGCCGGCGTCGGACCTTTCGCCGTCCCTGCTGCCCGCTCCGGAGCCAATGTTTTGGCCAACGATCTGAACCCAGAATCCCACAAGTGGCTGCAGCACAACTGCAAGCTCAACAAGGTGGAGAAGAAAGTCCGCACCTTTAACCTGGACGGCAGAGCCTTCATCCAGGGGCCCGTGAAGCAGGAGCTGCCTGTGCTGCTGAAGGGAAAGGCCAAGGTGCACATAGTGATGAACCTGCCTGCGCTGGCTCTGGACTTCCTGGATGCTTTCAGAGGTTTGTTGCCCCAGGAGCTTTCCTGCGACGAGAACCTTCCCACAGTGCATTGCTACGGCTTCTCTAAAGAAGACAACCCTGATACGGATGTGGTGAAGAGGGCCTCCTGTAGCCTCGGGTTCCCCCTGAAGGACAAGTGTTCTGTGCATTTTGTGCGCAATGTAGCACCCAACAAAGATATGCTCTGCGTGAGTTTCACCATCCCTAAAGAAGTCCTCTTCAGCGGTGATCAAGAAAAGACAG ATCCTTCAGAAGAACCTGCTCCAAAGAGACAGAAGTGTGAAGAAGCCACGGATTCAACGTGA
- the mnat1 gene encoding CDK-activating kinase assembly factor MAT1 — translation MDDQGCPRCKTTKYRNPSLKLMVNVCGHTLCENCVEMLFVRGSGNCVQCDTPLRKSNFRVQLFEDPAVDKEVEIRKKVLKIYNKRDFDFPGLREYNDFLEQVEDIVFNLTNNIDVENTKLRMEQYQKENRDLIQRNKVKLSREHEDLEELLLQEQQGNEQRRLDLLQEEQRQLQAKRKNKQALLDELEKSQLPATILLAQHKVRAAKLETQIEQQKLAVKPTNLFSTGIHMRQTVSLQPVPKIEEVLYQYKALHVETYGPLVPELEQLGRLGYLNHVRAAMPQDTAGGYTSALACHRAVQDAFSGMFVFKR, via the exons ATGGACGACCAGGGGTGTCCGAGATGCAAAACAACCAAGTACAGGAACCCGTCGCTGAAGCTGATGGTGAATGTCTGCGGCCACACGCT aTGCGAGAACTGCGTGGAGATGCTGTTTGTCCGCGGCTCGGGTAACTGCGTCCAGTGCGACACGCCCCTGAGGAAGAGCAACTTCCGCGTGCAGCTCTTCGAAGACCCGGCTGTCGATAAAGAGGTGGAGATTCGCAAGAAGGTGCTGAAGAT ATACAACAAGAGAGATTTTGACTTCCCCGGCCTGAGAGAATATAATGACTTCCTGGAGCAAGTGGAAGACATAG TGTTTAACCTGACAAACAACATAGATGTGGAGAACACTAAGCTGCGGATGGAGCAGTACCAGAAGGAGAACAGAGACCTCATTCAGAGGAATAAAGTGAAACTG TCGCGAGAGCACGAGGATCTGGAGGAGCTGCTGTTACAGGAGCAGCAGGGCAACGAGCAGCGGCGCCTGGACCTGCTGCAGGAGGAGCAGAGGCAGCTGCAGGCCAAGAGGAAGAACAAGCAGGCTCTGCTGGATGAACTG GAGAAGTCTCAACTTCCTGCCACCATCTTGCTCGCTCAACACAAAGTCCGTGCTGCCAAGCTGGAGACGCAGATCGAGCAGCAGAAACTGGCCGTCAAACCGACAAACCTATTTTCAACTGGAATTCATATG cGACAGACAGTGTCTCTTCAGCCTGTTCCCAAAATAGAGGAAGTTCTGTACCAGTACAAGGCCCTTCACGTTGAAACCTACGGACCCCTAGTGCCTGAACTGGAGCAGCTGGGCAGACTCGG GTATCTGAACCACGTGCGGGCTGCCATGCCTCAGGACACAGCTGGAGGATACACCTCAGCTTTGGCCTGTCACCGAGCTGTTCAGGACGCTTTCAGTGGGATGTTCGTCTTTAAACGCTGA